AAGTTCGACAATCCCCAACGACCGAACGGTAAGGGAAACGGAATGAACGTCTCGAGAAAATATACCACCGCACCAAACGAAGCTAATGAAGAAATTAAAGCCAATTTTTGTGATTTCACCAAGTCATCACATCCACGCCAGCGTTAGTCGATTTTTTGAACTTTATTAATACTCTGTTAGGAACGCATATGATGGTTCCACCAGATTTTACACTGCCAGTTTTCTCACAAATCTTCAAAGGGCAGTTGGAATCCTCAACATGAACCTTGTATCCATCAAAAACGATCTTCATGAGGTATTTATCACCATTTCGAAGTTCGTAAGAACCAGGCGCCTTTATTTGCATGATCGTTTTACCTTCAACGAGAACCTCAACGGACTGATTTACACTCGCTCCTCGCAGATAAAAAACAAGGAAAATAAATGTAAGAGCAGTTATTAGCAAGATATCGAGTTTTCTCAGAACTCTATTTTGGTTGTTCATAAACTACCATTGTCGACGATTTTCGGATCGTCCCGTTTTCTTCCACCAACAATACACTTCCACCGAATTTTGGGAATTCAAGCACGACAAATTCCCAGTCTTGACCCATGACAAATCCGGCAGTTGATAACGCGTCAGCTGTAACAGCGTTGTCTGCCACGACTGTGACAGATATGGCTCCTTTAGCTGGAAAACCCGTTTTGGGGTTGAGAATGTGGTGGTACCGGATCCCGTTGAGCTCGAAATATCTTTCATAATCACCCGAGGTCGCAACAGCACCTGAAGTAAGGTATAGATAAGAAATTGCTGTATCTGGTTTTCTCGGATCGCGAACACCGATGACCCATGGCCTTGAACCAAATTTTGGTCCAAGTATCCTGATATCTCCTCCTGCCTCAACGAAACCTGTACAGTCTTTATCGACTTCTTTGGCTACTTGGTATGCTCTATCCAACGCGTAACCTTTCGCTATCCCACCGAGATCTAATTTCGCACCATTTAGAAGCCTAATTCTTCTACGCTGATGATCGAGCTCCACCTTGTCAACACCAGAACGCTGAAGAGCACGGTTGATTTCATCCAGAGTTGGGATTCTATTAGGTATTTTCTCTGCGATTTTATCGAATCCCCACAATTGTATGAGATTACCCAGAGCAGGATCAAACGCACCGTTCGTTATCTTGCTAAACCGTATTGATACATCCAAAAGAACGAAAGTTTCTTCGTCCACATCGATCCAATCTGTAGAACCATTGATCCTACTCACCACGCTTGCTGGGTCGTTAGGATTGTATTTCTTGTACACTCTATCGAGTTCGTTGAATATGATTTCAGCTAAGACTTTTGAATTTTTCTTCGATGAGACAACTATTCGACAATAAGTACCAAGGGTGAAGCCATTCAGTTCATGATAGCTTGGAGTAGCTCTGAAGAACGATGTCAGAAAAATGATCAAAAGGATCGTCAAAAGCGAGAGTGAAATGAATGCTAATCTTTTGTCAAATTTCAGAACATTCTTACTATTTTTCTGCCGCATTTACTGCACCTTCCTTCTGGATCCAATCCCACGATTTTTACATCGTAACCTCTTCGAACGATCGACAACGCACCACAATCAGGGCACACCGTTTTTTCATACTCAGGGTCCCAGAGATTTCCTATATAGACAAAATCCAAGTATTTTTTTGCGAGTTGGTAGGCTTCTATCAAGAAGTTAACCGAGGTTGCTGGTGCATAAGATTTATAGTTCGGATAGTATCTAGACAGGTGTAAGGGAATGGATTTGTCTAAACTTGCGATCCATTTGAATTCT
This window of the Pseudothermotoga sp. genome carries:
- a CDS encoding NusG domain II-containing protein codes for the protein MNNQNRVLRKLDILLITALTFIFLVFYLRGASVNQSVEVLVEGKTIMQIKAPGSYELRNGDKYLMKIVFDGYKVHVEDSNCPLKICEKTGSVKSGGTIICVPNRVLIKFKKSTNAGVDVMTW
- a CDS encoding FAD:protein FMN transferase; translated protein: MRQKNSKNVLKFDKRLAFISLSLLTILLIIFLTSFFRATPSYHELNGFTLGTYCRIVVSSKKNSKVLAEIIFNELDRVYKKYNPNDPASVVSRINGSTDWIDVDEETFVLLDVSIRFSKITNGAFDPALGNLIQLWGFDKIAEKIPNRIPTLDEINRALQRSGVDKVELDHQRRRIRLLNGAKLDLGGIAKGYALDRAYQVAKEVDKDCTGFVEAGGDIRILGPKFGSRPWVIGVRDPRKPDTAISYLYLTSGAVATSGDYERYFELNGIRYHHILNPKTGFPAKGAISVTVVADNAVTADALSTAGFVMGQDWEFVVLEFPKFGGSVLLVEENGTIRKSSTMVVYEQPK